Proteins encoded together in one Impatiens glandulifera chromosome 1, dImpGla2.1, whole genome shotgun sequence window:
- the LOC124920671 gene encoding cell division protein FtsZ homolog 2-1, chloroplastic-like isoform X2, whose translation MVAEQELFDFTLDRIHFPFQMATYVPYSFAPSDVWSTRNGQSPLHISVRLQCSFNSHIVNSPNLHREVSLIRGNGIDEACSSLRKEEFSKQPFIPNNYNEANIKVVGDGGGGSNAVNRMVQSSMTGIDFWIVNTDVQSMRMSPVTSANHLQIGSELTRGLGAGGNPEIAMNAANESRSVVEEAINGADMVFVTAGMGGGTGTGAAPTVAGIAKSLGILTVGIGTTPFLFEGQKHSVQAQEGVAALRENVHTLIVIPNDKLLTAVSCSTTVMEAFNLADDILRQGVRGISDIITVPGLVNVDFADVRAIMQNSGSSLMGMGTGTGKSRARDAALNAIQSALLEFGIERATGIVWNIMGGNDLSLFEVNAAAEVIYDLVDPNANLIFGAVIDPSLTGTGQVSVTMVGTGFKRQDETETEMQGGDGNGVLRFLIS comes from the exons ATGGTG GCTGAGCAGGAATTGTTTGATTTCACACTCGATCGAAttcattttccttttcaaatgGCAACTTACGTTCCTTACTCCTTTGCACCTTCTGATGTCTGGTCTACACGAAATGGCCAATCTCCTTTGCACATTTCTGTTCGGCTACAATGTTCATTCAATTCCCACATAGTTAACAGCCCGAATCTTCACCGTGAAGTTTCATTGATCAGGGGAAATGGTATTGATGAAGCTTGTTCTAGCTTAAGAAAGGAAGAATTTTCTAAACAACCCTTTATTCCAAATAACTACAATGAGGCCAATATCAAAGTTGTGGGTGATGGAGGTGGAGGTTCAAATGCCGTCAATAGAATGGTTCAGAGTTCAATGACAGGCATTGACTTTTGGATCGTTAATACAGATGTCCAATCCATGAGAATGTCGCCCGTGACTTCTGCAAACCATCTTCAAATCGGAAGTGAACTAACGAGAGGGCTCGGTGCTGGTGGTAACCCAGAAATCGCAATGAACGCAGCAAATGAGAGCAGATCGGTAGTTGAGGAGGCAATTAATGGTGCTGATATGGTCTTTGTAACTGCCGGAATGGGCGGAGGAACCGGAACAGGTGCGGCTCCAACTGTGGCCGGAATTGCGAAATCGTTGGGAATTCTAACTGTTGGTATCGGCACGACTCCATTCTTGTTTGAGGGACAAAAACATAGCGTTCAAGCCCAAGAAGGTGTAGCGGCTTTGAGGGAAAACGTGCATACGTTAATTGTCATTCCTAATGATAAACTTTTAACTGCTGTTTCGTGTTCTACTACAGTAATGGAAGCGTTTAATTTAGCCGATGATATTCTTCGACAAGGAGTCAGAGGCATATCTGACATAATAACG GTTCCGGGTTTAGTTAATGTGGATTTTGCTGATGTTCGAGCTATAATGCAGAACTCGGGTTCATCTCTAATGGGAATGGGAACTGGAACTG GGAAAAGCAGGGCAAGAGATGCGGCTTTAAATGCGATACAATCGGCATTGTTGGAATTTGGTATAGAAAGAGCGACGGGGATAGTGTGGAATATAATGGGTGGGAATGATTTAAGTCTTTTTGAGGTGAATGCTGCAGCAGAGGTTATTTATGATCTTGTTGATCCTAAtgcaaatttaatatttggagCTGTGATAGATCCTTCTCTAACTGGAACTGGTCAA GTCAGTGTAACAATGGTGGGTACTGGATTCAAGAGGCAAGATGAAACTGAAACTGAAATGCAGGGAGGAGATGGCAACGGGGTTTTGAGATTCCTGATTTCTTAA
- the LOC124920671 gene encoding cell division protein FtsZ homolog 2-1, chloroplastic-like isoform X1, with protein MIQLTAEQELFDFTLDRIHFPFQMATYVPYSFAPSDVWSTRNGQSPLHISVRLQCSFNSHIVNSPNLHREVSLIRGNGIDEACSSLRKEEFSKQPFIPNNYNEANIKVVGDGGGGSNAVNRMVQSSMTGIDFWIVNTDVQSMRMSPVTSANHLQIGSELTRGLGAGGNPEIAMNAANESRSVVEEAINGADMVFVTAGMGGGTGTGAAPTVAGIAKSLGILTVGIGTTPFLFEGQKHSVQAQEGVAALRENVHTLIVIPNDKLLTAVSCSTTVMEAFNLADDILRQGVRGISDIITVPGLVNVDFADVRAIMQNSGSSLMGMGTGTGKSRARDAALNAIQSALLEFGIERATGIVWNIMGGNDLSLFEVNAAAEVIYDLVDPNANLIFGAVIDPSLTGTGQVSVTMVGTGFKRQDETETEMQGGDGNGVLRFLIS; from the exons ATGATTCAGCTCACT GCTGAGCAGGAATTGTTTGATTTCACACTCGATCGAAttcattttccttttcaaatgGCAACTTACGTTCCTTACTCCTTTGCACCTTCTGATGTCTGGTCTACACGAAATGGCCAATCTCCTTTGCACATTTCTGTTCGGCTACAATGTTCATTCAATTCCCACATAGTTAACAGCCCGAATCTTCACCGTGAAGTTTCATTGATCAGGGGAAATGGTATTGATGAAGCTTGTTCTAGCTTAAGAAAGGAAGAATTTTCTAAACAACCCTTTATTCCAAATAACTACAATGAGGCCAATATCAAAGTTGTGGGTGATGGAGGTGGAGGTTCAAATGCCGTCAATAGAATGGTTCAGAGTTCAATGACAGGCATTGACTTTTGGATCGTTAATACAGATGTCCAATCCATGAGAATGTCGCCCGTGACTTCTGCAAACCATCTTCAAATCGGAAGTGAACTAACGAGAGGGCTCGGTGCTGGTGGTAACCCAGAAATCGCAATGAACGCAGCAAATGAGAGCAGATCGGTAGTTGAGGAGGCAATTAATGGTGCTGATATGGTCTTTGTAACTGCCGGAATGGGCGGAGGAACCGGAACAGGTGCGGCTCCAACTGTGGCCGGAATTGCGAAATCGTTGGGAATTCTAACTGTTGGTATCGGCACGACTCCATTCTTGTTTGAGGGACAAAAACATAGCGTTCAAGCCCAAGAAGGTGTAGCGGCTTTGAGGGAAAACGTGCATACGTTAATTGTCATTCCTAATGATAAACTTTTAACTGCTGTTTCGTGTTCTACTACAGTAATGGAAGCGTTTAATTTAGCCGATGATATTCTTCGACAAGGAGTCAGAGGCATATCTGACATAATAACG GTTCCGGGTTTAGTTAATGTGGATTTTGCTGATGTTCGAGCTATAATGCAGAACTCGGGTTCATCTCTAATGGGAATGGGAACTGGAACTG GGAAAAGCAGGGCAAGAGATGCGGCTTTAAATGCGATACAATCGGCATTGTTGGAATTTGGTATAGAAAGAGCGACGGGGATAGTGTGGAATATAATGGGTGGGAATGATTTAAGTCTTTTTGAGGTGAATGCTGCAGCAGAGGTTATTTATGATCTTGTTGATCCTAAtgcaaatttaatatttggagCTGTGATAGATCCTTCTCTAACTGGAACTGGTCAA GTCAGTGTAACAATGGTGGGTACTGGATTCAAGAGGCAAGATGAAACTGAAACTGAAATGCAGGGAGGAGATGGCAACGGGGTTTTGAGATTCCTGATTTCTTAA